atcGAATTAACAAGACTAGTTGTTAGAATGATAAAAATTTTTTTAGTCATGTTTACCTTTTTTTGatacaaatgaaaaatatgaaactaCACCACTAACATGCttctttaacaaaaaaaaatgaatatttggAATTTGTCCATTTGTTTGCTTGTTATAAAGATTATTTCTCTGTTTAtctatataaattgaaaaacaaaataaaatttgaagcccAAAGTTGATCATACCAATCAAATGTCTATTGTATTTGAACCATATAAAATAGTAACACATCAACTTTCAAAGTACTCGTAATCTTCAAATTAAATTCTGAATCCGTCTCTGATCTAAGTCCACTTACATTATCTGCGGTTTAATTCGCAGGAATTTTTGTCACTGCCTGATCAACTTGAAGAAGCCGCGAATTACATAAAGAAACTGCAGATAGATTTGGAGAAAATGCGACTCAAAAAAGAAACCTTAACAGCATCTGCTGGTactttaaattcaaattcaaattcaagcaCTAACACTAATGGGAGAACATTGGAAAATACATTGCCATTGCCACATATTGAAATTCACAATGTGAATTCAGCTCTAGAAGTGCTTCTAATTACTGGATTAGATTATCACTTCATGTTCAACCATATCATACGTATGCTTCATGAAGACGGCGTTCAAATTATTAGTGCAAATTATACTCTCGTAGGTCACACCATCTTCCATTCCATACATTCTAAGGTACAAACGATCTTTTCTGTAATCTAAACCATACGTCTAAATTCTGAATCCATCTCTGTGTGTATGCGTATTAAGTTGTTTGTTTGGTAATGTATGGTTAGGTGGGAGAAAGTGCAACGTCGTCTGCAGCAAAGATTATCTCAGAGAAATTAAAGCAGTTTGTGGGTGCAGCTGCTACCTAGCAACCAACAAAAGTTATAAACTTTTTCTATATTTTGGACACGTAATAAATTATCTAGCTAGCTGTTTTTGTACTTGTTCAAGGTTTATGATTTTCTGCATGATGATTGAAGTTCGATTCTTGGGTTCTACTTATTAATCG
This window of the Solanum pennellii chromosome 2, SPENNV200 genome carries:
- the LOC107010549 gene encoding transcription factor bHLH162; the protein is MEQQYCSNKPSSSSSCKAADRKTIEKNRRNQMKDLYMKLNSLVHHDQHTKEFLSLPDQLEEAANYIKKLQIDLEKMRLKKETLTASAGTLNSNSNSSTNTNGRTLENTLPLPHIEIHNVNSALEVLLITGLDYHFMFNHIIRMLHEDGVQIISANYTLVGHTIFHSIHSKVGESATSSAAKIISEKLKQFVGAAAT